The DNA segment gagcttggggagggggaggggaacgtgttttcatttttgtctttgtttctcaccatcctactctatttttaattgtcagtaaattaaattaatcttctcCAAGTCGAgtttgttttgcccatgacggtaattggtgagcaatcttcctgtctttatcttgacccatgaggtctttttcatcttattttcttcacctgtcctgctgaggagggggagtgagacagcggcttggtgggcacctggcagctagCCAAGGTCAATCCACCACAGTAATATTAATCCATGCTGGAAGTTAGGTAGTAATAGTTACTCTATTGTTATGATTTGATATCATAAAGCAGATGCTTTTTTCTCAGAACTATGTCTTACAAGTATTCTGCTATTTTGGCTACTGTTAATTTTTCAGAATAAAGATAGCCAGAAGGGAGTGAGGAAAATCCTTTCATATACAGAAGAATTTTATGTTATGCAGTCTGGAGATTGTATTACTGGTGGCAATACTCGATCCATGATTCTGTAAATATCTTTCAATTATGTTTAGAGAGCCTGAAGTAGaagtttcctttaaaaatcaTCTATCTGCACAGTATCGTGTTTAGTCACTGTTGTGAATATAATATTGCTTTTAAGATGCCTTCCATCTCAGTGTTCTATTTGGGAGTCAAAGCCTTCTGTTTCGATATGCTTCATAAATTCTATCAGTTTTCCTTCCACAAACAGCATGTTTTGTTTTCCACACAGAGCTATGGTCAAGAGATTGAATTAAtttgtcaaaaacaaaaagagtTTGTGAAGAGCTCTGTAGAAATCAAATGGAATCTAGCAGAAGCCCAGCAGAAACTTGGTAGTTTAGCACTGCACAATTCAGAATCCACAGATCAGGAATATGCCAAAGCACAGACTGAAGCTTCAGaactgagaaagagagaggaagagtggagaagaaaagaagaagcgCTAATACAGAGGGAAAGACATAATCTATGGAATACAGATTCTTTTAGTAAGGAGGTATTTAATAAGGTATGACATGTATAAATGTGTATGAAAACAATTATAACCCTTCTCATCTTGAGTGTTTTATATATCTAGTGTAGTGCTTATTGTAATGTgttgaatgtttttctttcttattttgccCTATTAAAGGGGACATGTTGCACTGATATCATGAATGTGTATGACACTTCTCCTTTAATTGAGAATCAGAACTTATATTTGTCCCTTATAGCAACTGTTGCCAAAAACAAGGATGCGCAGTAGTTCTTCACATCAAGTTCACTTCTTTGTTATGCCAAATTCTCACATTTGAAACATGCACAGTTTGCCTCTAATAACTTGAATTTCTTAATACAGATTATTTTAGCACAAACTGTCTTCATAGTAAATGCCAATTTTGTTTTCAGCACTTAACTTGAACATGAACCGCTAATGCATCGTTTTTCATAATTCCACTGAGTTAGCTTCATCAGGGCTAGATGGTGTAGGTGTTTCTCATTGTTTATAGATCAGTAAGTTCCTACTAGCACGTAGAACTTTGAGGGAGATTATTGCTCAGAAAAAGTATATGATAAGATATTTTTCACCCTCTTATTAATTAGACGAGCTGTGTTTTGGTAAATAACCTTCTTGGGTACATTAAGTGTATACATATGTGTTTGCTGGGCTATGCTTACAACTAGAACATTGCCCTTTAAAtagtaataaattaaaataatcctATAGTTTAAAAAACGTATATGTGGAGATTCTATGATAGTTTTTTCTCATCTTTAGAGTTTTATTAGTCaatataaaagaaaagaagaagatgaAGATATATCTAAATCATTTATACAGAAGCACGAACAAAAGATTAGATACTTTGGTAAGTATGTTGCTTCCAACATTTTGCAGTTTAACCTCCTGCAGAATTTGTgtaggtctttcttttttttcgttATTATTATTGTACAAAATGGATGCTAGCAAATGAAACATCTGGCAAGGAGAGTATCTAGATTCTTGTTTCTCGTGACAGAAGATGTGGCATCGTAACAAATAACCATTTCAAAGTAAAGGAAACTGTAAATCGCAGAAGCCTGTTTGTTCCTATGATCAATGAGAACTTCTTGAGTCAACATGTAACTGAAAAAGTTTTTCAAGTCATGAAAACTAAAATTCTAGCAAGTTTCTCTGCTGTTCCGTGGGAAATGGTAGGGACATTGATGGAGATGCAATTCCTGCGTGTAAAAGTGCCTGGGACTGTCTACCTGCCTCCTATAAATAGCTGGGGTTTTGCCATCAGTTAATCCACAAGGGGGATGAATAATAAAAGGTAAATATCTACAAAACAGCTGTTAAGATTATGTAGAGATGGAACcgatcttttatttttaaagatatatttATATGAGTGATAGAAGGGTAAAACTTTGCATCTAGTACTAGCAAGCAGTAAATTATCACTACTATGTATATTAGGGCAATTAACTCATATGAAGTACAAGGGGGAGGAGGTGATCTCACTCCTTGAATTTTGAGTTCTGACTTTCAACCTGCAGCTCTTTCCATGAAGGTAGTTTCATGCTACTTACTACAATTCAGTCTTCTAGTTAACTTTCAACCACTGAATTGGCTCTCCTGTTTTGACCTTAATGCTTGAACTTGATTATAAAAATAGCTTTACTTTTCCTAAAATCTAGCAAATCATGTCAGAAGCATATTCATTTTAGACTATGATTATGCTTTCATTTCCATTTGTCTTACTTGCAAGCACTTAAAGAACTTTTCTGTCAAAATCACTGAATGTAATACTATCAAATTATTAACAAATAGGTATAGATAATACTTTGTTACAATGTGTGAAAACCATTTACAGTTAACCTGTTTTTAACACTGCCAGAGATACAATAAAAATAAGATCTTAACAGTAGCAGATAACTATATTTCAGTATCTTTACAGTCCGAGCATACCTTATTGGTAATGCTCTTTCAGCACtgggaggtgtttaaaaaaaaaaaaaaatcagttttatttgcaTGCTGTTCTTTTGAGGTAACAATGAAGTGTGAAGGAGATTGTAGTAGTATGTAAATTTGAATAACGTCTTCACTGCATTAAATCACTTCTCAGTATTGAATATGTTAATTCatgttgttgggttttctttaatCAGGTATGCTGGGCAGATGGGATGACAGTCAAAGATTTTTGTCTGACCACCCGTATCTTGTATGTGAAGAAACAGCTAAATATCTCATCTTATGGTGTTTTCATCTAGAAGCTGAACAGGTACTAAGAAGACCTTTAAACTGCTTAAAAGTATGCAGTTTCCCACTTACACTACAGAAAAGCTGTCCAAACTGATGAGCCATTTAATTACTCTTCTCCCTGTCTTCCCATGTCTGTATTCTTATTGAAGGAAGCCTCCAAAACACATTACTACATTAGATCTAGTCTCAGCTAATTAACAGTCCCTTTGCTTCTGTCAGCATCAGTTCTTTTCTCTTTAGGAATCAAATGCAAAGGTGTTGCTGAATTTTAGACAGAGTTatacttttaaagaaattttctgtaattatgtaatttctcttttcagaaaaGAGCTCTGATGGACCAAATAGCACACCAAGCAGTTGTGATGCAGTTTATTATAGAAATGGCCAGAAATTGCAATGTGGATCCAAGAGGCTGTTTTCGTCTATTTTTCCAAAAAGCCAAGGTAAGTTAGAACTTGTATAACACTGAGAGAAACTCTTGATACCCTTGCAAGGGATCAGTGTTCTGAAGGAGCTTTCTTCCTGACAGTTAGAGGTTAAATATGTTACTGACTGAATCAAGCTTATGGGAAGTGTTGTTTTGTTGGCAGTTCATTCTAGGATGAATGTTTTGTGTAATTCTGATCTTGAGAATGGAAGTTCCATGGATTCTTGTTAGGCCAGAGGTAAAGCAGAACATAGCATGGGAACTACAGGAGTGTGGAATAGTGGTGCCACCTAAATTACAGCGGCAAACATGAATGTGTATAAGGACTGAGTGTCCTATTTTGCTTATCATAATGTCTCTTATGCAGTTCATGGTAGGGCCCAATTTGGAGTCTTTCTCTTGAGTCAGTCATAGTTAGCTCTGGAATgctgagagagggagagggagagagagatgtgaGAAGACTGAAGCTGTGGTTTGATGCAGGTTGTATATTAAGTTATATAAGACTGAAGAATCAAGTCATGCTGATTTCAATGCTGCCTTAAGGACTTAAGTTGACATCCACTTTGATTTATGCTTTGCTTTTGAATTGAACGCTGCCATGAGTATCTTTTCTCTTAAGGTTATTGGCTTCTGAGATGGAATAAAGGAAAGGTTAAAATtatatttgttttgttcttacaTATTCACAGATGAATGAATAATTCAGTTCCTATACTCATCAAATGCTAAAGTctctctttaaaagaaaacaaacaaaaaacagcatACCTTAATCTTCTTTTTAAGCTGACTGGTGCCAGTATTGTCATTGACTTGCCCAAACCATTATCCTTCAATGAGTATAATATGCATTACTGCAGGACTTCTTTTTAGCGGTATGTATGCTTACAACTAGAAGTAAATCTGGCCgagatgaaaaatatttcactctTCTTTTTACAGGCAGGGGAAGAAGGCTATTTGGAAGCTTTTAAAACTGAGCTTGAAGCATTCAAATCAAGAGTGAGAATCTGTTCACAGTCTCAAGGCTTTCAAGCTATGTCGGCACAGAATCCCAGTGTGTATACTGGTATTGTAGAAGGACTGGAGTCTTTGTCACAGGTAGgctttttatttccagaaatgaaTATAACTCTATTAGGAACAGATTTTTGCTGCACTCCTGAGAAGATGTACTTTTTGAGATCTAGGAATAGGCCTCTTTGTACTTGGAACACTGTCAGTTCTAACGTGCACTATTATCAATGTGCAAGAGAGATTGTTTCTCAAACCTCTCACAATTTATAGTGCAAAAGGCATATGTTAGTTCACTGCCCTTGAATAATTGTGCTAAATGGAAAACTGCATCATTAACCTGTTCAAGTACTAGAATTAAATATACTTTGTATCACAAGAGGTGAAATGAGCTTTCAACTGAAAATGACTAATCCCATGAATGGAAACCTACAGGTAATCAAGTCTAAGGAAAATTTACACTGTGTTATGATATTCTGCCCTTGTTTTTACCTTTATCTTGGAACACTGGGGTCTTTGGTTTCAGTGTTAGTGATGATCACAtcttgggctgaagagaaaattTTAAAGGCTTTTAAAAGCTGGGTGTTGGGGAAGGAGAGACAATTTGAAGTACTTTGAAATAAATTTGATCAAGGTACCTGTTTGGTAAGATCTGGTAATTGAACCCTTAGTAAATGCACAATAAGGTGGTAGTATGCTAGCTAAATTTAAAGAAGCTTCTTGACATTCACATTATGATAACaatgtctgtttgtttttttttaagaaattatattttattacGAACTTATCttaagaaagacaaaataaagagcTTGACTTAGTTCTCTGTAAATGTATGTATGTACTGAGATTAAGCTTTCAATTCTTCATTTGTTGCAGAATGCAAATGATCTACAAGGTTGCACAAACAGAAGTGTCTGCAATTTAAACTCAATGCTACAAAAAGGTGAAGAAACCAAAATGATGGACACAGTATAGCGCTGTTAAGACTAAGGCtaagtattctttttttattacaaaCAAAAGAATGTGGCTATTTTCTTGATACATTTTTATGGGTACTGCACTTTATTTTTGGTGCTTTGAGTGGGGGGGGATTTGGAGGGAGGGTAATCCAGAAATACTTGTAAGAATGTTTGAAAATGTGCTACTAGGTTGTTGGTTGTCTATGAAGAATGGGGTTCTCATTGCCAAATGTGAAACTGGATGTGTTTTATGCTACTAAATTTGCCTTTCATGATTTTGGGAATTAAAgtatgaaaaagaaattgcaaaaataCAATGTTTACAATAGATGATAGATTTCTGGTGGAATCTGCTATTGTTATTAGGTATGGGTATGTCTTATTCTATGAATATTGGAGACCACAATTATACTCCTGCTATATTGCTGGCATAGCTCTTAAATCTGGTTTTATCATTAATAGCAATAAATTGGTATGACATCAGTGCTGCAGATCTGGATGGCATCAATTAAAATGCTGGCTCTCTACCTCTTCTAAGAGGTTTTAAATGTTGCATTTTGCTTTCATAAAATAATcttgtgtggtggtggtggtggtgttgttgtTGTTCCCCCCCATAACTGACAGTTGCTTACATATGATCTTTGGGTTGTATGGTCAGTGAgaaactttcttttccttttttaaaaattctttagtttaactaaattttaaaaactctttttctAAAGCTAGATCTGTAATGGAGTGAAAAGTATTAAATGAAGAGAATGAAAGGAAACCTTCAGGTACAGTGGGTAGGATGAGACTCTGCTTTTGGCAAAAAGCTTGATCACAGTCAAGAGCCAAACACTTGTAAGTCAGGTTTTGGCAGGTATTTCATACACTGCTAAACTAAAGCTCTTTTTATTAAGTGAATGATTTCTG comes from the Opisthocomus hoazin isolate bOpiHoa1 chromosome W, bOpiHoa1.hap1, whole genome shotgun sequence genome and includes:
- the LOC142365705 gene encoding hsp90 co-chaperone Cdc37-like 1 isoform X2, whose product is MALWSSSFQGPGSVEDDERELTLTSIQRLSETQSYGQEIELICQKQKEFVKSSVEIKWNLAEAQQKLGSLALHNSESTDQEYAKAQTEASELRKREEEWRRKEEALIQRERHNLWNTDSFSKEVFNKSFISQYKRKEEDEDISKSFIQKHEQKIRYFGMLGRWDDSQRFLSDHPYLVCEETAKYLILWCFHLEAEQKRALMDQIAHQAVVMQFIIEMARNCNVDPRGCFRLFFQKAKAGEEGYLEAFKTELEAFKSRVRICSQSQGFQAMSAQNPSVYTGIVEGLESLSQNANDLQGCTNRSVCNLNSMLQKAQPWEGRCTKLQR
- the LOC142365705 gene encoding hsp90 co-chaperone Cdc37-like 1 isoform X3 yields the protein MALWSSSFQGPGSVEDDERELTLTSIQRLSETQSYGQEIELICQKQKEFVKSSVEIKWNLAEAQQKLGSLALHNSESTDQEYAKAQTEASELRKREEEWRRKEEALIQRERHNLWNTDSFSKEVFNKSFISQYKRKEEDEDISKSFIQKHEQKIRYFGMLGRWDDSQRFLSDHPYLVCEETAKYLILWCFHLEAEQKRALMDQIAHQAVVMQFIIEMARNCNVDPRGCFRLFFQKAKAGEEGYLEAFKTELEAFKSRVRICSQSQGFQAMSAQNPSVYTGIVEGLESLSQNANDLQGCTNRSVCNLNSMLQKGEETKMMDTV
- the LOC142365705 gene encoding hsp90 co-chaperone Cdc37-like 1 isoform X1 translates to MALWSSSFQGPGSVEDDERELTLTSIQRLSETQSYGQEIELICQKQKEFVKSSVEIKWNLAEAQQKLGSLALHNSESTDQEYAKAQTEASELRKREEEWRRKEEALIQRERHNLWNTDSFSKEVFNKSFISQYKRKEEDEDISKSFIQKHEQKIRYFGMLGRWDDSQRFLSDHPYLVCEETAKYLILWCFHLEAEQKRALMDQIAHQAVVMQFIIEMARNCNVDPRGCFRLFFQKAKAGEEGYLEAFKTELEAFKSRVRICSQSQGFQAMSAQNPSVYTGIVEGLESLSQNANDLQGCTNRSVCNLNSMLQKAVLALSEERHGCRVFSAGMKGLLF
- the LOC142365705 gene encoding hsp90 co-chaperone Cdc37-like 1 isoform X4 gives rise to the protein MALWSSSFQGPGSVEDDERELTLTSIQRLSETQSYGQEIELICQKQKEFVKSSVEIKWNLAEAQQKLGSLALHNSESTDQEYAKAQTEASELRKREEEWRRKEEALIQRERHNLWNTDSFSKEVFNKSFISQYKRKEEDEDISKSFIQKHEQKIRYFGMLGRWDDSQRFLSDHPYLVCEETAKYLILWCFHLEAEQKRALMDQIAHQAVVMQFIIEMARNCNVDPRGCFRLFFQKAKAGEEGYLEAFKTELEAFKSRVRICSQSQGFQAMSAQNPSVYTGIVEGLESLSQNANDLQGCTNRSVCNLNSMLQKE